One segment of Sinorhizobium sp. BG8 DNA contains the following:
- a CDS encoding methyltransferase, whose amino-acid sequence MKKIDEEALARAYNRALSLEKSGHFDAAADAYAEVLALDPEDHGGAAVRLASMGRGDTPEKAPDAYVTTLFDQHAEVFDDVLVDQLGYCVPLLVRQRLQALELGPFKRVLDLGCGTGLTGGALRDMAEDFTGVDLSENMVEIAHEKDLYETLYVAEAVDFLDDNEDEPFDLVTATDVLPYMGALEPLFFGAVDNMEPGGFLVFSSETLPDETFAGRNFMVGPHQRFAHSEAYVRDRLAATGFEILDFSEITVRMEEGEPIAGHLVVARLK is encoded by the coding sequence ATGAAGAAGATCGACGAAGAAGCGCTTGCGCGGGCCTACAATCGCGCGCTGTCCCTGGAGAAGTCCGGGCATTTCGACGCCGCGGCCGATGCCTATGCGGAGGTGCTGGCGCTCGATCCAGAGGACCACGGCGGCGCTGCGGTGCGGCTGGCCTCCATGGGCCGGGGCGACACACCTGAAAAGGCACCCGACGCTTACGTCACGACGCTCTTCGACCAGCACGCCGAAGTGTTCGACGATGTGCTGGTGGACCAGCTCGGCTACTGCGTGCCGCTCTTGGTGCGCCAGCGCCTGCAGGCACTCGAGCTCGGTCCCTTCAAGCGTGTCCTCGATCTCGGATGCGGCACGGGCCTGACGGGCGGCGCACTCAGGGACATGGCCGAGGACTTCACCGGCGTCGATCTCTCGGAGAACATGGTCGAGATAGCCCACGAGAAGGACCTCTACGAGACCCTCTACGTCGCCGAAGCCGTAGACTTTCTCGACGACAACGAGGACGAGCCTTTCGACCTCGTCACCGCGACCGACGTCCTGCCCTACATGGGCGCACTGGAACCGCTGTTCTTCGGCGCCGTGGACAACATGGAGCCGGGCGGATTCCTCGTCTTCTCGTCCGAGACGCTCCCCGACGAAACTTTCGCCGGCCGCAATTTCATGGTCGGCCCGCACCAGCGCTTCGCCCATTCCGAAGCCTATGTGCGTGACAGGCTTGCCGCCACGGGCTTCGAGATTCTCGACTTCTCGGAGATTACGGTGCGCATGGAAGAAGGCGAACCGATCGCCGGCCACCTCGTGGTCGCCCGGCTGAAGTGA
- a CDS encoding ATP-binding cassette domain-containing protein has protein sequence MDQSHLFIEVEHARLREFAEGAGGDAQPTEKTHAGPVSLRLRGVEKTFGDNHVLRGIDLDVPAGQFIAIVGKSGCGKSTLLRTLVGLDQQTAGTVAFTDEDGEDVAPNARIVFQEPRLLPWATVEANVEVGLGEGVDLTTARREAQQALREVQLSDKADQWPSKLSGGQRQRVALARALVSKPGLLVLDEPLGALDALTRITMQKLLSRVWRELGFTAVLVTHDVSEAVNLADRVIVLQEGRVALDLTVSHPHPRAHGNPQLAELEGQLLEAILGQG, from the coding sequence ATGGACCAGTCTCACCTTTTCATCGAAGTCGAACATGCCCGCCTCAGGGAATTCGCCGAAGGCGCGGGCGGCGATGCCCAGCCGACGGAGAAGACGCATGCCGGCCCCGTTTCGCTCCGCCTGCGGGGCGTGGAGAAGACATTCGGCGACAACCACGTGCTGCGCGGCATCGACCTCGACGTTCCGGCGGGACAGTTCATCGCCATCGTCGGCAAGAGCGGCTGCGGCAAGAGCACCCTGCTGCGCACGCTGGTCGGGCTGGACCAGCAAACGGCCGGCACCGTCGCGTTCACGGACGAGGACGGCGAGGACGTGGCGCCGAATGCGCGCATCGTGTTCCAGGAACCGCGGCTGCTTCCCTGGGCGACGGTCGAGGCCAATGTCGAAGTCGGTCTCGGCGAAGGCGTGGACCTGACCACCGCACGGCGCGAGGCGCAACAGGCGTTGCGCGAGGTGCAGCTTTCGGACAAGGCGGACCAGTGGCCGTCAAAACTTTCGGGCGGACAGAGACAGCGCGTGGCGCTTGCCCGAGCCCTTGTCAGCAAGCCCGGCCTGCTCGTCCTCGACGAACCGCTGGGGGCGCTCGACGCGCTGACCCGCATCACCATGCAGAAGCTCTTGAGCCGCGTGTGGCGGGAGCTCGGTTTCACCGCGGTCCTCGTCACCCACGACGTCAGCGAGGCCGTCAACCTGGCAGACCGCGTGATCGTGCTCCAGGAGGGACGCGTCGCGCTCGACCTGACCGTCAGCCACCCGCACCCACGCGCCCACGGCAATCCGCAGCTCGCCGAACTCGAAGGTCAGTTGCTAGAGGCTATTCTCGGGCAGGGGTGA
- a CDS encoding ABC transporter permease subunit → MSIVVSQGRAAARPKTEKTGPILSLPGRRALLPYLIPVGGIALWQVASSLGFISGRIMPSPADVFLAFIDQTLSGALAHNVLVSGARAVAGLLVGGTIGFLLGIANGVSRLSEELTDTTLQMLRTIPHLAMIPLVILWFGIGEESKLFLTSLGVLFPIYLNTFHGVRNVDRDLLEMGRVYGMSGWTLFRKIILPGALPSIFVGLRYALGIMWLTLIVSESIAASSGIGHMANNAREFMMTDVVVLALLIYAALGKLADVIAKALERRALAWNPVYQR, encoded by the coding sequence ATGTCGATCGTCGTCTCGCAGGGTCGCGCTGCGGCCAGGCCGAAAACGGAGAAAACAGGACCGATCCTGTCCTTGCCCGGCCGGCGGGCCCTGCTGCCTTACCTGATCCCTGTCGGCGGCATCGCGCTCTGGCAGGTGGCTTCCTCCCTGGGGTTCATCTCGGGGCGGATCATGCCTTCTCCGGCGGATGTGTTTCTCGCCTTCATCGACCAGACGCTCTCCGGTGCACTGGCTCACAATGTGCTCGTCAGCGGCGCGCGTGCGGTGGCCGGGCTTCTGGTCGGCGGAACGATCGGCTTCCTGCTCGGGATCGCCAACGGGGTTTCCAGGCTTTCCGAAGAGCTGACGGACACGACGCTGCAAATGCTGCGCACCATCCCGCATCTCGCGATGATCCCGCTTGTCATCCTGTGGTTCGGGATCGGAGAGGAATCGAAGCTGTTCCTGACCTCGCTCGGTGTCCTGTTCCCGATCTACCTCAACACCTTCCACGGAGTTCGGAACGTCGACCGCGACCTTCTCGAGATGGGGCGGGTCTACGGGATGAGCGGGTGGACGCTGTTTCGCAAGATCATCCTGCCCGGCGCCTTGCCGTCGATCTTCGTGGGACTGCGCTATGCGCTCGGGATCATGTGGCTGACGCTCATCGTTTCGGAATCGATTGCCGCTTCGTCCGGCATCGGCCACATGGCCAACAATGCCCGCGAATTCATGATGACCGACGTCGTGGTGCTGGCACTCCTGATCTACGCCGCGCTCGGCAAGCTCGCCGACGTGATCGCGAAGGCACTGGAACGCCGGGCACTCGCCTGGAACCCGGTCTACCAGAGATAA
- the ssuD gene encoding FMNH2-dependent alkanesulfonate monooxygenase, translating to MTKTDKPIDFLWFIPTAGDGTYLGSNELTRAPDHRYLREIASAVDRLGYQGVLLPTGVACEESFVTAASLAAHTEKLKFLVAIRPGTASPAYYARLATALDRVSNGRVLMNIVVGGSPSELAGDGIFVSHDERYEHAEEFFTVWEKLLATGEADLDGKHIRAKGARLGFPPVQAPRMPLYFGGSSEAGIEFAAGRVDKYLTWGEPPEQVKEKVEAVRAAAARKGREVSFGIRLHFIVRETDDEAWAAADKLISKLSDETIRETQSRFARESDSVGQRRMTQLHNGSRDKLEVSPNLWAGVGLVRAGAGTALVGSPETVAARLREYQEIGIDTVIGSGYPHLEEAYRVAELLFPKLGLAGASGNDNERSEFADSRVFAGGGHSGGFRAVSAS from the coding sequence ATGACAAAAACCGACAAGCCGATCGACTTTCTCTGGTTCATACCGACTGCCGGGGATGGAACCTACCTCGGCTCGAACGAGCTCACCCGCGCACCCGATCATCGTTATCTCCGCGAGATCGCAAGTGCGGTCGATCGGCTCGGCTACCAGGGCGTCCTGCTGCCGACCGGCGTTGCCTGCGAGGAGTCGTTCGTGACTGCGGCCTCGCTTGCCGCCCATACCGAGAAACTGAAGTTCCTCGTCGCCATCCGGCCCGGAACGGCATCGCCCGCCTACTACGCGCGCCTTGCGACGGCCCTCGACCGGGTGTCGAACGGTCGCGTGCTCATGAACATCGTGGTCGGCGGAAGCCCGAGCGAGCTTGCAGGCGACGGTATCTTCGTCAGCCATGACGAACGCTACGAGCATGCAGAGGAGTTCTTCACCGTCTGGGAGAAGCTCCTTGCCACCGGTGAGGCTGATCTCGACGGCAAGCACATCCGCGCCAAGGGCGCGCGTCTCGGCTTCCCGCCGGTACAGGCGCCGCGCATGCCGCTCTATTTCGGAGGATCCTCCGAGGCCGGCATCGAATTCGCGGCAGGACGCGTGGACAAGTATCTGACCTGGGGCGAGCCGCCCGAACAGGTGAAGGAAAAGGTCGAGGCCGTGCGCGCGGCGGCAGCCCGCAAGGGGAGGGAGGTGAGCTTCGGCATTCGTCTCCACTTCATCGTTCGCGAGACCGACGACGAGGCATGGGCTGCAGCGGACAAGCTCATTTCCAAGCTTTCCGACGAGACCATCCGCGAGACCCAATCCCGTTTCGCGCGCGAATCCGACTCCGTCGGTCAGCGCCGGATGACGCAGCTGCACAACGGAAGCCGCGACAAGCTCGAAGTTTCACCCAACCTCTGGGCGGGCGTGGGGCTGGTGCGCGCCGGCGCCGGGACCGCCCTCGTCGGCTCGCCGGAGACGGTTGCCGCGCGGCTGCGTGAGTACCAGGAGATCGGCATCGACACCGTGATTGGCTCGGGCTACCCGCATCTCGAGGAGGCATACAGGGTGGCGGAACTCCTCTTCCCGAAGCTCGGCCTTGCCGGGGCGTCGGGCAACGACAACGAACGCAGCGAGTTCGCCGATTCCCGCGTTTTCGCGGGTGGCGGGCATTCCGGAGGCTTCCGCGCGGTTTCCGCGTCCTAG
- a CDS encoding aliphatic sulfonate ABC transporter substrate-binding protein: MITRRQTLGLIGAAAGALALPGLRPARAQAATVLRIGWQKNGVLALAKRTGALEKRLAPRGVSVTWAEFTSGPPLLEALGAGSLDFGPTGDVPPLFAQAAGGNLLYVGSYRGPSTGSAILVHKDSPLQSLEDLKGKRVAFKRGSSAHNFTVKALRKAGLTTDDVEAIDLAPPDAAAAFKTGSIDAWAIWDPYFAVAEADPASRVLTTADGIVDSWSFYFGNGDFTAANPEVITDVIDELKKVGVWAQAHLDETVPALSEITGVPLEVTRTVLTRKGSDLGRVFPITDEALAYQQALADEFFDLKILPKKLTISDIVWRPKAS, encoded by the coding sequence ATGATTACCCGCAGACAGACACTTGGTCTCATCGGCGCGGCCGCAGGTGCGCTCGCTCTTCCCGGCTTGCGTCCCGCGCGGGCGCAAGCGGCGACCGTGCTTCGCATCGGATGGCAGAAGAACGGCGTGTTGGCGCTCGCCAAGCGCACCGGGGCGCTGGAAAAACGGCTGGCGCCGCGCGGCGTATCCGTGACTTGGGCCGAATTCACCTCCGGGCCACCGCTGCTGGAGGCGCTCGGCGCGGGGTCGCTCGACTTCGGCCCCACGGGGGACGTGCCTCCGCTCTTCGCGCAGGCGGCCGGCGGGAACCTGCTCTATGTGGGCAGCTACCGCGGACCTTCGACCGGATCGGCGATCCTCGTCCACAAGGACTCGCCGCTCCAGTCGCTGGAGGACCTCAAGGGAAAGCGTGTCGCCTTCAAGCGCGGCTCGAGCGCCCACAATTTCACGGTGAAGGCGCTGCGCAAGGCAGGCCTGACCACCGACGACGTCGAGGCGATCGATCTTGCGCCGCCGGACGCGGCAGCCGCCTTCAAGACCGGAAGCATCGACGCCTGGGCGATCTGGGATCCCTATTTCGCCGTGGCTGAAGCCGACCCTGCGAGCCGCGTGCTGACGACGGCGGACGGCATTGTCGACAGCTGGAGCTTCTATTTCGGCAATGGCGACTTCACCGCCGCCAACCCCGAGGTCATCACCGACGTGATCGACGAGCTGAAGAAGGTCGGCGTCTGGGCCCAGGCGCACCTCGACGAGACCGTACCGGCCCTTTCCGAGATCACCGGCGTGCCGCTCGAGGTGACCCGGACAGTGCTGACGCGCAAGGGCAGCGATCTCGGCCGGGTCTTCCCCATCACCGACGAGGCGCTCGCCTACCAGCAGGCGCTCGCGGACGAATTCTTCGATCTCAAGATCCTGCCCAAGAAGCTCACCATTTCCGACATCGTCTGGCGGCCGAAGGCGAGCTGA
- a CDS encoding aliphatic sulfonate ABC transporter substrate-binding protein: MLSRRQTLSLIGASAAAAALTGPGARLAAAADPTTIRIGWQKFGVLALAKQQGVLEKRFADRGISIAWSEFTSGPPLLEALGAGALDFGPTGDVPPLFAQAAGGNLLYVGTYRPPAAFHGILVKKDSKIQSLEDLKGVKLAYKRGSSAHNFAFKALAKAGLQPSDIQEVDLPPPDALAAFKNGSIDAWVIWDPYFAIGEADAEARLLTTSEGIVEAWGYFLGNGEFTAAHPEVVSEILDELAKVGAAAQANLDDTTKALAAITGVPEAITKVTLTRAGADLGSVGPVPEAAVAYQQALADDFFAFGVLPKKLTISDIVWHPKAS, from the coding sequence ATGCTCTCGAGAAGACAGACACTTTCGCTCATCGGTGCTTCGGCAGCCGCCGCCGCCCTGACCGGTCCGGGTGCACGCCTTGCCGCTGCCGCCGACCCCACGACGATCCGCATCGGTTGGCAGAAGTTCGGCGTGCTGGCGCTCGCCAAGCAGCAGGGCGTTCTCGAGAAACGCTTCGCCGACCGCGGCATCTCCATCGCATGGTCGGAATTCACGTCCGGGCCACCGCTGCTCGAAGCTCTCGGCGCGGGCGCTCTCGACTTCGGCCCGACCGGCGACGTGCCCCCGCTCTTCGCCCAGGCTGCCGGCGGCAATCTGCTTTACGTCGGGACCTACCGGCCCCCGGCCGCCTTCCACGGCATCCTCGTCAAGAAGGACTCCAAGATCCAGTCGCTCGAGGATCTGAAGGGCGTGAAGCTTGCCTACAAGCGCGGATCAAGTGCGCACAATTTCGCCTTCAAGGCGCTCGCAAAGGCCGGCCTGCAGCCGAGCGATATCCAGGAAGTGGACCTGCCGCCACCGGATGCACTGGCCGCCTTCAAGAATGGCAGCATTGACGCCTGGGTGATCTGGGACCCGTATTTCGCGATCGGCGAGGCGGACGCAGAAGCGCGGCTGCTGACCACATCCGAAGGGATCGTAGAGGCCTGGGGCTACTTCCTCGGCAACGGCGAATTCACCGCCGCGCATCCCGAGGTCGTGAGCGAAATCCTGGACGAGCTCGCCAAGGTCGGCGCTGCCGCGCAGGCGAACCTCGACGACACCACCAAGGCGCTCGCCGCCATCACAGGCGTTCCCGAGGCCATCACCAAAGTGACGCTCACGCGCGCAGGAGCCGATCTCGGCAGCGTCGGTCCCGTGCCGGAGGCGGCGGTCGCCTACCAGCAGGCGCTCGCCGATGACTTCTTCGCCTTCGGCGTGCTGCCGAAGAAGCTCACCATCTCCGACATCGTCTGGCACCCCAAGGCGAGCTGA